A region of uncultured Anaeromusa sp. DNA encodes the following proteins:
- a CDS encoding GntR family transcriptional regulator, with protein MDTPLNATEEIMSLRAVRQIVYDHLRSAVLDGTLAAGERIVERDFAARFGASRTPVREALRQLESEGLVEHIPRKGVIVKGVALEEMEEIHTLRHAVEPVALRAAMKNMTPEALQQLKDILQEAQEALQQENAWSVSVCLRRFDSLLLELSRMPKLIAFLSSLQETHYRCRRANLVRPSRRRAALTEHAAILDAIAAGNTEAAEKALVQHIEASHQAAMALISNKQPS; from the coding sequence ATGGATACCCCCTTAAACGCAACAGAAGAAATTATGAGTTTGCGCGCCGTACGACAGATTGTCTATGATCACCTGCGCAGTGCTGTCTTAGACGGAACTCTGGCCGCAGGAGAACGCATTGTCGAACGAGATTTCGCCGCCCGCTTTGGCGCTTCCCGCACGCCGGTCCGCGAAGCGTTGCGCCAGCTGGAAAGCGAAGGATTAGTCGAGCACATTCCTCGCAAGGGAGTTATTGTCAAAGGCGTAGCTCTGGAAGAAATGGAAGAAATCCATACCCTGCGTCATGCTGTAGAGCCGGTCGCCTTGCGAGCGGCTATGAAAAACATGACCCCTGAAGCGCTGCAGCAATTAAAGGATATTCTCCAAGAAGCGCAAGAAGCGCTGCAACAGGAAAACGCCTGGTCGGTTTCCGTATGCTTGCGCCGTTTTGATTCCTTGCTGCTAGAACTCAGCCGCATGCCAAAACTAATTGCGTTTCTGTCTTCACTGCAGGAAACGCATTACCGTTGCCGCCGGGCTAATTTAGTACGTCCTTCTCGTCGCCGCGCCGCTTTGACGGAGCATGCAGCCATCTTGGACGCCATTGCCGCCGGAAATACAGAAGCGGCGGAAAAAGCGCTTGTTCAACATATTGAGGCGTCCCATCAAGCCGCGATGGCCTTGATTTCCAATAAACAGCCATCCTAA
- a CDS encoding methyl-accepting chemotaxis protein, which yields MKISSNSIQTRLTLALAGLVVVALLLLGVTSYWQAKGALSDSVDETAYALADHYALQTEFFTKEAILRLEDLASIQRMRDSEDNAALTASLAETDKRLKLFEMLSYVRLDGSSLRMDGKPDSLGDRIYFKKVLETKKTYISDMIVSRSTGKLAVVIAVPVFNKDGGLKAVLAGTLSLEKLNDVLKQVKFKDTGYAFLADDSGMILAHPKRPDLAGKLNVAQKDVNPELKLPINTLDDRMIQLFKTALEKNDGVRGEYTFADGKIQIAVYQPIELVGGQKWMMVITAPMDEATAEVRHLSYVMLGLSLFCLLLAVGVAAVISKRFVAPILKLRDAAEHIAAGDLRSQEVAVQSQDELGQLAGSFADMSGKLRDLVVQVQRESQQVAAASEELTASAEQAAHAVQQVAGSVTEVAGGADRQLTVAREATTEVDALAKELAGASQRAGEVRKSVEKTSQAAETGGEAIGKAIRQMQALDTTVTHSAQVVAKLGERSQEIGQIVDTISGIAGQTNLLALNAAIEAARAGEQGRGFAVVADEVRKLAEQSQEAAGRIASLIGEIQGETGRAVEAMNKGTAEVKEGTVVAGQAGAAFEEIVGLIRKANEEVAAITAAIEQTVSGSGRIVHAVDDMQRVSRDTAEQTQTVAAATEEQAASMEEIASSSRSLAHLAEELQVAVSRFKV from the coding sequence ATGAAAATTAGCAGCAACAGCATTCAAACACGTTTAACACTGGCCTTGGCGGGATTGGTAGTGGTGGCTCTGCTTTTATTGGGAGTAACTAGTTATTGGCAAGCGAAGGGAGCTCTTTCTGACAGCGTGGACGAAACAGCGTACGCTTTGGCGGACCATTATGCGCTGCAAACGGAATTTTTCACAAAAGAGGCCATTCTCCGTTTGGAGGATTTGGCGAGCATTCAACGTATGCGTGATAGCGAGGATAATGCGGCTTTGACCGCGTCTTTAGCGGAAACGGACAAACGCTTGAAATTGTTTGAGATGCTTAGCTATGTGCGGCTAGACGGCTCCTCGTTGCGCATGGACGGTAAACCGGATTCGTTGGGGGATCGGATTTATTTCAAAAAAGTCTTGGAAACTAAAAAAACCTATATATCAGATATGATCGTTTCCCGCTCTACGGGCAAGCTGGCAGTCGTAATCGCCGTGCCGGTTTTTAATAAGGACGGCGGTCTGAAAGCTGTCTTGGCGGGGACTTTGTCGCTGGAAAAATTGAATGATGTATTAAAGCAGGTTAAGTTTAAGGATACTGGTTATGCTTTTTTGGCGGATGACAGCGGCATGATCCTAGCGCATCCTAAGCGGCCGGATTTGGCGGGTAAGCTTAATGTGGCTCAAAAAGATGTCAATCCGGAGCTCAAACTGCCGATAAATACCCTGGATGATCGGATGATCCAGCTGTTTAAGACGGCATTGGAGAAAAACGACGGCGTGCGCGGCGAGTATACCTTTGCGGATGGAAAAATTCAGATTGCTGTCTACCAGCCGATAGAACTGGTTGGCGGACAAAAGTGGATGATGGTCATTACGGCGCCCATGGATGAAGCTACGGCCGAAGTGCGGCACTTGAGCTATGTCATGCTGGGCCTGAGCTTATTCTGTCTGCTCTTGGCCGTTGGCGTAGCGGCGGTTATCAGCAAGCGCTTTGTAGCGCCCATACTCAAGTTGCGTGACGCGGCAGAGCACATTGCCGCAGGGGATCTGCGCAGTCAGGAAGTGGCGGTGCAGTCGCAGGACGAACTGGGGCAGCTGGCTGGAAGCTTTGCTGACATGAGCGGTAAGCTGCGCGATTTGGTAGTGCAGGTGCAGCGTGAATCCCAGCAGGTGGCAGCAGCCAGTGAAGAACTGACAGCCAGTGCCGAGCAGGCGGCCCATGCCGTGCAGCAGGTAGCAGGCAGCGTAACCGAAGTAGCCGGCGGTGCTGATCGGCAGCTGACGGTGGCGCGGGAAGCCACAACGGAAGTGGATGCGCTGGCGAAAGAATTGGCCGGAGCGTCGCAACGGGCTGGTGAAGTGCGCAAGTCGGTAGAAAAGACGTCTCAGGCGGCCGAGACGGGCGGCGAAGCCATCGGCAAAGCCATCCGTCAGATGCAGGCTCTCGATACGACGGTGACGCATTCGGCGCAGGTTGTGGCCAAGCTGGGCGAGCGCTCCCAGGAAATCGGCCAGATTGTGGATACTATCAGCGGTATCGCTGGACAGACCAACCTCTTGGCCTTGAACGCGGCGATTGAAGCCGCGCGGGCGGGCGAACAAGGCCGTGGCTTTGCAGTAGTGGCGGACGAAGTGCGCAAGCTGGCGGAACAAAGCCAGGAAGCCGCCGGGCGCATTGCTTCTCTCATTGGCGAGATTCAAGGCGAGACAGGGCGCGCGGTAGAAGCCATGAATAAGGGAACTGCCGAGGTCAAGGAAGGCACCGTTGTCGCTGGCCAGGCCGGGGCGGCCTTCGAAGAAATCGTCGGTCTCATTCGCAAGGCTAACGAAGAAGTGGCGGCTATTACGGCGGCTATCGAGCAGACGGTAAGTGGCAGTGGCCGCATCGTTCACGCTGTGGATGATATGCAGCGAGTCAGCCGCGATACGGCGGAACAGACCCAGACCGTGGCGGCGGCCACCGAAGAGCAGGCGGCTTCCATGGAAGAGATTGCTTCCTCCAGCCGCTCCTTGGCTCATTTGGCAGAAGAACTGCAAGTGGCGGTAAGCCGCTTCAAAGTATAA
- a CDS encoding nitroreductase family protein, which yields MYNETIITIIREALGMTDCKRLMEERRSVNFFDSAQKLPPELLRQIVELASLAPSAFNLQPWRLIAVSSPEGRERLWRLAQQQPKVLEAPVTLIIIGDRGAWQGDNPAWEELASMMGGAEAVKPYLAMAEVLYGATAERRIKFAESNAALLAMSVLYAARCFGVEGHFMSGIDFMGIKQAFALDEDEDVVMLLSLGYAEGGKALYPRRKRRPYDELVEEV from the coding sequence GTGTACAATGAAACCATCATTACAATAATAAGGGAGGCCTTGGGGATGACGGATTGCAAGCGGCTTATGGAAGAGCGGCGTTCCGTGAATTTCTTTGATTCGGCGCAGAAGTTGCCGCCGGAACTTTTGCGGCAGATTGTAGAATTGGCGTCGTTGGCGCCGTCGGCCTTTAATTTGCAGCCTTGGCGGCTGATTGCCGTGAGCAGCCCCGAAGGGCGGGAACGGCTGTGGCGTTTGGCACAGCAGCAACCCAAAGTGTTGGAAGCGCCGGTAACCTTGATCATCATTGGTGATCGCGGTGCATGGCAAGGCGACAATCCGGCCTGGGAAGAGCTGGCGTCTATGATGGGGGGCGCAGAGGCGGTGAAACCCTATCTAGCCATGGCAGAGGTGCTCTATGGTGCGACCGCGGAACGGCGCATCAAATTTGCCGAAAGCAATGCGGCTCTTTTGGCTATGTCGGTATTATACGCGGCGCGGTGTTTTGGCGTGGAGGGACACTTCATGTCGGGCATTGATTTTATGGGGATTAAGCAAGCGTTTGCCTTGGATGAAGATGAAGACGTGGTGATGCTTCTTTCTTTGGGCTATGCGGAGGGCGGCAAAGCGCTATATCCGCGTAGAAAACGTCGGCCTTATGATGAATTGGTGGAGGAAGTCTAA
- a CDS encoding DUF6282 family protein, which yields MYESLLKDVIDIHIHTSPDVRQRRLNDIELATEAKRVGARAIVIKSHVVPTMDRAAIAESVVPGIRVFGGLTLNAHVGGLNLLAVETALKMNAKFIWLPTSYAANERSRINATDGVEVVKDGKVVPVLRDIFKRVAAADVALCTGHSTPKETQLIVEEAKKQGVKKIIVNHPEWRSVDMSLAEQQSLVSEGVYFERCYARALGGGQYDKNFQRNLEAIEKIGYQSTIIATDGGQVENPLWSEALGEYLEFLLKAGISQEQLNHMSKHNPAVILGLE from the coding sequence ATGTATGAATCCTTGTTAAAAGACGTTATTGATATTCATATCCACACCTCTCCCGATGTCCGGCAACGCCGCTTAAATGACATCGAGCTGGCAACGGAAGCCAAGCGCGTAGGCGCTCGGGCCATCGTCATCAAGTCTCATGTAGTTCCTACCATGGACCGCGCCGCCATCGCAGAAAGCGTCGTCCCCGGCATCCGCGTTTTCGGCGGTCTGACCCTGAACGCTCATGTAGGCGGCCTCAATCTTCTCGCCGTAGAAACCGCCTTGAAAATGAACGCTAAATTCATCTGGCTCCCTACCTCGTATGCCGCCAACGAACGCAGCCGCATTAACGCAACGGACGGTGTCGAGGTCGTAAAAGACGGCAAAGTCGTCCCTGTACTGCGGGACATTTTCAAACGAGTCGCCGCCGCAGATGTGGCACTCTGCACCGGCCATTCTACGCCTAAAGAAACACAGCTTATTGTCGAAGAAGCAAAAAAACAGGGCGTTAAAAAAATCATCGTCAACCACCCCGAATGGCGATCTGTTGACATGTCTCTCGCAGAACAGCAGAGTCTAGTTTCCGAAGGCGTTTATTTTGAACGCTGCTACGCCCGCGCCTTAGGAGGCGGCCAATACGATAAAAACTTCCAGCGAAACCTGGAAGCCATCGAAAAAATCGGCTACCAATCCACCATTATCGCCACCGACGGCGGCCAAGTAGAAAACCCGCTCTGGAGCGAAGCCCTGGGCGAGTATCTGGAGTTTCTACTAAAAGCCGGCATCTCCCAAGAGCAGCTCAACCATATGAGTAAACACAATCCGGCTGTGATTCTGGGCTTGGAATAA
- a CDS encoding hydratase, whose amino-acid sequence MIKLISEGTYLLQGQVLAPISQPAAATQQEVAKKGLPPVDESAFLPADARKQTMAHQILQSHNAKASQDQLHLRFDAIASHDITYVGIVQTAMASGLQEFPLPYILTNCHNTLCAVGGTINEDDHLFGLSAAKRFGGIYVPAHQAVIHQYVRETATRCGGMILGSDSHTRYGALGTLAMGEGGGELVKQLLSQTYDVAPPEVIAVYLDNAPILGVGPQDVALTLIGAVFESAFVKNKILEFVGPGVASLSMDFRNGIDVMTTETTCLSSIWVTDEKTKGWYDAHHRGEHYRPLIPGEVSYYDGAVYLDLSTVRPMIALPFHPSNTYAIEDFNQNALDILHTVEENAKEQLGIANLNLAGKLSQGRLQVEQGLIVGCAGGTFENIAAATDILQGRSVGCGEFTLGVYPSSQPVGLELLRQGCTEKLLQTGAIWRTAFCGPCFGAGDTPASQGLSLRHATRNFPHREGSKPGEGQISSVALMDARSIAATALNQGRLTAATEIDYTPAVREYHYDDSSYQNRVYQGFGKAQTEHALRMGPNIKPWPVMDALPENALIQLAAVIHDPVTTTDELIPSGETSSFRSNPEGLSQFTLSRKDPAYVGRAKAVRTLEGQRKAWLADPDAQTTELDTVLKRLQQAGHSTNDSQDLLRTTSLASGIFARRPGDGSAREQAASCQRVLGGLINIALAYATKRYRSNVVNWGMVPFLMDEKDCQCFAAEDYLFLPGLRTAIASGAAEITGQVLKADGSVLPLTLRMQDLTADERDILLAGCLINYYAGKKTR is encoded by the coding sequence ATGATTAAACTGATTTCCGAAGGAACCTACCTGCTTCAAGGGCAAGTGCTGGCGCCAATTTCTCAGCCGGCTGCTGCCACCCAGCAGGAAGTAGCGAAAAAAGGACTGCCCCCGGTAGACGAGAGCGCGTTTTTACCGGCAGACGCCCGCAAGCAGACTATGGCGCACCAAATTTTACAAAGCCATAATGCTAAAGCAAGCCAAGACCAGCTGCACTTGCGCTTTGACGCCATTGCTTCGCATGACATTACCTATGTCGGCATCGTTCAAACAGCGATGGCCAGCGGCCTCCAGGAGTTTCCCCTACCGTACATCCTTACCAACTGCCACAATACATTGTGCGCCGTAGGCGGCACCATCAACGAAGACGACCATCTTTTCGGCCTGTCCGCGGCCAAACGCTTCGGCGGCATCTATGTGCCGGCACATCAGGCTGTTATCCACCAATACGTCCGGGAAACCGCCACACGCTGCGGCGGCATGATTCTTGGCTCAGACAGCCATACCCGCTATGGCGCGCTGGGTACCTTGGCCATGGGCGAAGGCGGTGGCGAGCTGGTCAAGCAGTTGCTCAGCCAGACGTATGATGTCGCTCCGCCGGAGGTTATTGCCGTATACCTCGATAATGCTCCTATCCTTGGCGTTGGCCCTCAAGACGTAGCTTTGACGCTCATCGGCGCCGTCTTTGAAAGCGCCTTTGTTAAAAATAAAATTCTCGAATTCGTTGGCCCCGGCGTAGCTTCTCTTTCAATGGACTTTAGAAATGGCATCGACGTCATGACCACGGAAACCACTTGTCTTTCTTCGATCTGGGTCACCGATGAAAAAACCAAAGGCTGGTATGATGCGCACCATCGCGGCGAACACTACCGCCCACTAATCCCAGGTGAAGTCAGCTACTACGACGGCGCGGTCTATCTGGACCTAAGCACCGTACGGCCAATGATAGCCTTGCCCTTCCACCCCAGCAATACCTATGCCATTGAAGACTTCAATCAAAACGCCCTGGACATTCTCCACACCGTCGAAGAAAACGCCAAAGAACAGCTTGGCATTGCCAACCTTAACTTGGCAGGCAAACTCAGCCAGGGCCGTCTGCAAGTCGAACAAGGCCTCATCGTCGGCTGCGCCGGAGGCACCTTTGAAAACATTGCTGCCGCTACCGACATTCTCCAAGGCCGCTCCGTCGGCTGCGGCGAGTTTACGCTGGGCGTCTATCCTTCCAGTCAACCAGTGGGCTTAGAACTGCTGCGTCAAGGATGCACAGAAAAATTGCTGCAAACAGGCGCCATTTGGCGTACCGCTTTTTGCGGACCTTGCTTCGGCGCCGGTGATACACCAGCCAGTCAGGGACTATCCCTGCGTCACGCCACGCGTAATTTCCCACACCGCGAAGGCTCTAAGCCAGGAGAAGGGCAAATTTCTTCGGTGGCGCTTATGGACGCCCGCTCCATCGCCGCTACGGCCCTCAACCAAGGCCGCCTTACAGCAGCAACGGAAATCGACTATACGCCAGCCGTTCGGGAATACCATTATGACGACAGCTCCTACCAAAACCGTGTTTACCAAGGCTTTGGGAAAGCCCAGACCGAGCACGCCCTGCGCATGGGACCTAATATCAAGCCCTGGCCGGTCATGGACGCGTTGCCGGAAAATGCGCTTATCCAGCTGGCCGCCGTCATTCACGATCCGGTCACAACAACGGACGAGCTGATTCCTTCCGGGGAAACCTCTTCGTTCCGCTCCAACCCTGAAGGCTTGTCGCAATTCACGCTCTCTCGCAAAGACCCGGCCTATGTAGGCCGCGCCAAAGCCGTGCGCACCTTAGAAGGACAGCGCAAAGCTTGGTTGGCGGACCCAGACGCGCAAACAACAGAGCTAGACACCGTCTTGAAGCGACTGCAACAAGCAGGCCACAGCACTAACGACTCGCAGGATCTTCTGCGTACTACCAGCCTTGCCAGCGGCATCTTTGCGCGCCGTCCCGGCGACGGCTCCGCCCGTGAGCAGGCAGCTTCGTGCCAGCGCGTACTTGGCGGCCTCATCAATATTGCGTTGGCTTACGCTACCAAGCGCTATCGCAGCAACGTCGTTAACTGGGGCATGGTTCCTTTTCTCATGGATGAAAAAGACTGCCAATGTTTCGCCGCAGAAGACTATCTTTTTCTGCCCGGCCTGCGCACAGCCATTGCCAGCGGCGCTGCTGAAATCACCGGACAGGTGCTGAAAGCAGACGGATCGGTTCTGCCCCTTACGCTGCGTATGCAAGACCTCACTGCCGATGAGCGCGACATTCTTCTTGCGGGCTGTTTGATTAACTACTATGCTGGTAAAAAGACTCGCTAA
- the citD gene encoding citrate lyase acyl carrier protein — translation MSTNTLLQSSQAGTLESGDIQIFLSPAADAAADISINLTSPVLKKFGQAIRRVLIQELTQAGLTQVQVTANDRGALDCTIRARILTAIERGLTKEEN, via the coding sequence ATGTCTACAAACACTCTTCTTCAATCATCCCAGGCAGGAACGCTGGAATCCGGAGATATCCAGATTTTTTTAAGCCCTGCCGCCGATGCCGCTGCCGACATCTCTATCAATCTAACCAGCCCGGTTTTAAAAAAATTCGGCCAGGCCATCCGCCGCGTGCTCATCCAGGAACTGACTCAAGCAGGACTGACGCAAGTACAAGTAACCGCTAATGACCGCGGCGCTCTGGACTGCACCATTCGCGCCCGCATTTTAACAGCCATTGAGCGCGGCCTAACCAAGGAGGAAAACTAA
- the citF gene encoding citrate lyase subunit alpha: MKNAVNREIPATIPGLKQIIPYQGPFALQPEGRLAGTRIRAMRPKNDKVLPSLKAALDAGNLKDGMTISFHHHFRNGDYLLNEIVALLAARGLKDLTLAPSSLNTINEAIIPYIEQGVITAIETSGARGKLGAFLTQTKLLKKPVIIRSHGGRARAIECGDLHIDVAFIGAPASDTYGNLSGRLGPSACGSLGYAMVDAAYADKVIAITDHLVPYPLMPASIPQTQVDYIVVTDAVGDPRGIASGALRITKDPKELLIAQYAAGVIEHSGVFKQDFSLQLGSGGASLAAAQFLKEKMRQQQITASFGVGGVTAPFVEMLEEGLLGAIYDVQSFDIPSIQSLQNNPRHAEMSASFYANPHNAGAVVNQLDVVILSATEVDTAFNVNVITDSNGQIMGASGGHSDTAAGTSLAIVVAPLLRGRLPMVLDKVQTVVTPGETVDVIVTERGIAVNPLRRDLKENLAQSGLPLVEIEDLHRLAASFTGEAEPLEVSDDVVGVVEYRDGSIIDVIRRPM; encoded by the coding sequence ATGAAAAACGCAGTAAACCGCGAAATTCCAGCTACCATCCCTGGTCTAAAACAAATCATTCCGTACCAAGGCCCCTTCGCGCTGCAACCAGAAGGACGGCTTGCAGGAACGCGCATCCGCGCGATGCGTCCTAAAAACGATAAAGTTCTGCCTTCTTTAAAAGCGGCTCTTGACGCGGGCAACCTAAAAGACGGCATGACCATTTCGTTCCACCACCATTTTCGCAACGGCGACTATCTGCTCAATGAAATCGTAGCGCTGCTGGCCGCCCGCGGTCTAAAGGACCTGACCCTGGCGCCCAGCTCCCTCAATACCATTAACGAAGCCATCATTCCTTATATCGAGCAAGGTGTCATCACCGCCATTGAAACCAGCGGCGCTCGCGGTAAATTAGGCGCTTTTTTGACCCAGACAAAGCTCTTGAAAAAGCCGGTTATTATCCGCTCGCATGGCGGACGCGCCCGCGCTATTGAGTGCGGCGACCTGCACATTGACGTGGCCTTTATCGGAGCGCCGGCCAGCGACACCTACGGCAATCTCAGCGGTCGCCTTGGCCCTTCCGCCTGCGGCAGCCTCGGCTACGCTATGGTAGATGCCGCCTACGCGGACAAGGTCATTGCCATCACCGATCATTTGGTTCCGTATCCGTTAATGCCCGCGAGCATCCCGCAAACCCAGGTAGACTACATCGTCGTCACTGATGCTGTCGGCGATCCGCGCGGCATCGCTTCCGGCGCGCTGCGCATCACCAAGGATCCCAAGGAGCTGCTTATCGCCCAATATGCCGCCGGCGTCATTGAACATTCCGGCGTTTTCAAACAAGACTTTTCTTTACAGCTTGGCAGCGGCGGCGCTTCATTAGCGGCGGCGCAATTTCTCAAGGAAAAAATGCGCCAACAACAGATTACCGCTTCCTTCGGCGTCGGCGGCGTCACCGCGCCTTTTGTGGAAATGCTCGAAGAAGGCCTGCTGGGCGCGATTTACGACGTGCAGAGCTTTGATATCCCTTCCATTCAATCTTTGCAGAATAATCCTCGCCATGCGGAAATGTCCGCTTCGTTCTATGCCAATCCCCATAACGCAGGGGCTGTCGTCAACCAACTGGACGTCGTTATCCTCAGCGCCACCGAAGTGGACACAGCTTTCAACGTCAATGTCATCACCGATTCCAACGGTCAGATTATGGGCGCTTCCGGCGGACACAGCGATACAGCAGCCGGTACTTCGCTGGCTATTGTCGTAGCACCGCTCTTGCGCGGCCGTCTGCCCATGGTGCTGGATAAAGTCCAAACCGTTGTTACCCCTGGGGAAACCGTGGATGTCATCGTTACCGAACGCGGCATCGCCGTCAATCCCTTGCGGCGCGATCTGAAAGAAAACTTGGCCCAGAGCGGCCTGCCTCTGGTCGAAATTGAAGACCTGCATCGTCTGGCAGCTTCCTTTACCGGCGAAGCCGAGCCTCTGGAAGTCAGCGACGACGTGGTTGGCGTTGTGGAGTATCGCGACGGCAGCATTATTGACGTGATCCGCAGACCCATGTGA
- a CDS encoding MFS transporter, with amino-acid sequence MSVLHGKSWYKWVVLIVCILIYSGGNLVRWNYTGISSYLVAEWGIGKPEIGLMGAAYFYAYALGQSPWGSLTDLWGGRKVIPIGIGITGFFFCLFAVADSYNQALVIRTLMGFVGAATFIPCMAILTRWFSKKERGLTLSLFSGLGAGMGEVWSFLLMPLISLYMAGGNSIFGLQSWRASTLLMTFVVALIALISYWGIRSDPSELGLPSVQEKEDKTQTTATKYKDVVLTALKEPAFWVISLVNQGFIVSLRLVPGWLAIYAATYYAQTANLSKAEAMVAGGVMASVCVAGRIIGSPVLAKLCDYFLANYKLPRMAFVSLTLCLLFICQFILTIAVPNAIFLGVLSFVLGALINSYTLTYAAVTEIWSIKAGGALMGVVNMIGQLIGATALALSGFMAAHFSLVGGGYHMEFRGIWYLGMVCAFVSICTSLFAVYREKRAIREQENNIA; translated from the coding sequence ATGAGCGTTTTACACGGAAAAAGCTGGTACAAATGGGTCGTCCTGATTGTGTGCATTTTGATTTATTCCGGCGGCAATCTGGTACGCTGGAATTACACAGGCATCTCCAGTTATTTAGTCGCCGAATGGGGCATCGGCAAACCGGAAATCGGCCTTATGGGAGCCGCTTACTTTTACGCCTACGCCTTAGGACAAAGCCCTTGGGGCTCTCTGACCGACTTATGGGGCGGACGAAAAGTCATCCCTATCGGCATCGGCATTACGGGTTTCTTTTTCTGCCTCTTCGCAGTTGCCGACAGCTACAACCAAGCCCTAGTCATCCGCACCTTGATGGGCTTTGTCGGCGCGGCCACCTTTATTCCCTGTATGGCGATTTTGACCCGCTGGTTCTCAAAAAAAGAACGCGGCCTGACGCTGAGCCTATTCTCCGGCTTGGGCGCCGGCATGGGCGAAGTATGGTCCTTTTTGCTGATGCCGCTGATTTCTTTATATATGGCTGGCGGCAACAGCATTTTCGGCCTGCAGTCCTGGCGAGCCTCTACGCTGTTGATGACCTTTGTGGTCGCCTTGATTGCCCTCATCAGCTACTGGGGCATTCGCTCCGATCCGTCGGAACTGGGCCTGCCTTCGGTACAGGAAAAAGAGGATAAAACCCAAACAACCGCCACAAAATATAAGGATGTTGTTCTCACTGCCTTGAAAGAACCTGCTTTCTGGGTTATCTCCCTTGTCAACCAAGGCTTTATCGTCAGCTTACGCCTGGTTCCCGGCTGGCTGGCTATCTATGCCGCTACCTACTACGCGCAAACAGCGAATTTAAGCAAGGCCGAAGCCATGGTGGCCGGCGGCGTCATGGCCAGCGTCTGCGTAGCCGGACGCATCATCGGCTCACCGGTGCTGGCTAAGCTGTGCGACTATTTTCTGGCCAATTACAAGCTGCCCCGCATGGCCTTTGTCAGCTTGACCCTATGCCTTCTGTTCATTTGCCAGTTCATCCTTACTATTGCCGTACCCAACGCCATTTTCTTGGGTGTTCTTTCCTTTGTATTAGGGGCTCTTATCAACAGCTACACCCTGACCTATGCGGCGGTAACGGAAATTTGGTCTATTAAGGCAGGCGGCGCACTGATGGGCGTCGTAAATATGATAGGCCAGCTCATCGGCGCTACAGCGTTAGCTCTCAGCGGCTTCATGGCCGCCCATTTCTCCCTTGTCGGCGGCGGCTACCATATGGAATTCCGCGGCATCTGGTACTTAGGCATGGTTTGCGCCTTTGTTTCCATCTGCACTTCGCTCTTTGCGGTTTACCGCGAGAAAAGAGCCATCCGGGAGCAAGAAAACAATATCGCTTGA
- a CDS encoding aldolase/citrate lyase family protein encodes MQRLRRSMMFIPGNNPGMLINADIYGADTLILDVEDSVAITEKDAARHLVRQALLHVPYTREVAVRINHIQTPYGYKDLEMLLPAKPDMIRLPKAECAADILEVDAIITKAEKDNGFAPGSIRLMAAIETAKGILKAYEIASASTRMEALAIGGEDFLADLKTSRTPHGGEFFVARSQIVLAARAAGIQAIDTVFACVDDTEGFQRETRQIYELGFDGKSVIHPRQIALVHDIFTPTAQQIDKAERILAAYEDALSKKSGVIALDGKMIDAPVVARAQRVLAYAKTTSQQGGSRQ; translated from the coding sequence ATGCAACGATTGCGCAGATCTATGATGTTTATTCCCGGCAACAATCCCGGTATGTTGATCAATGCCGATATCTATGGCGCGGATACACTGATTCTCGACGTAGAAGACTCCGTCGCCATCACGGAAAAGGACGCCGCCCGACACTTGGTGCGCCAGGCGCTTTTGCATGTTCCCTATACCCGCGAAGTGGCGGTACGCATCAACCACATTCAAACACCTTACGGATACAAGGATCTGGAAATGCTGCTGCCCGCCAAGCCGGATATGATTCGTCTGCCCAAGGCCGAATGCGCCGCCGACATTTTAGAAGTAGACGCCATTATTACCAAGGCGGAGAAAGACAACGGTTTTGCGCCCGGCAGTATCCGCCTCATGGCCGCCATTGAAACGGCTAAAGGAATTTTAAAGGCCTATGAAATCGCCAGCGCCAGCACGCGCATGGAAGCCCTGGCCATTGGCGGTGAGGACTTTTTGGCAGATCTCAAAACCTCCCGCACCCCGCACGGCGGCGAATTTTTCGTAGCCCGCAGTCAAATCGTCTTAGCGGCCCGCGCCGCCGGCATTCAAGCGATTGACACGGTCTTCGCCTGCGTAGACGATACCGAAGGATTCCAGCGCGAGACTAGGCAGATCTACGAATTGGGCTTTGACGGCAAATCGGTAATCCATCCGCGGCAGATTGCGTTGGTCCATGATATTTTCACGCCTACAGCACAGCAAATCGACAAAGCCGAACGCATCCTAGCCGCCTATGAAGACGCGCTGTCCAAAAAATCCGGTGTTATCGCTCTGGACGGCAAAATGATCGACGCCCCAGTGGTAGCCCGCGCCCAGCGTGTTCTGGCCTATGCCAAAACCACCAGTCAACAAGGAGGATCCCGGCAATGA